The sequence below is a genomic window from Sphingobacterium sp. ML3W.
GGAGTACGGATACAGACCTATCGAGCAATTCGTCGGCGGGCACTACTTCATTGATCAATCCGATTCGAGAACCCTCTTCGGCGGTAATCATATCTGCAGTGAGTATCATTTGCAAAGCTCTTCCGCGGCCCACCAATTGGGTTAATCTTTGCGTTCCGCCATAGCCTGGCAACAGTCCTAAAGAAACCTCGGGGAGTCCTAATTTTGCATTTTCAGATGCAAATCGCATATGACAAGCCATCGCTAATTCCAGTCCACCTCCCAGAGCAAAACCATTAATAGCTGCGATAATCGTCTTTTTCGAGTTTTGGATCAATTCCGTGAAAATATAGTGACCTCTTTCCGAAAGATCTTTTGCATCGGCATGTTCCAGAGCTATAAATTCTTTAATATCCGCACCTGCAATAAAAGCTTTTTCACCAGCTCCTGTGATGATAGCTCCTTTTACTAGCGCATTTTCCTTTACAGCTATTAGCACAACTTCAAGTTCGTCAAGAGTCTGCTGATTCAAGGCATTTAATGCGGGAAT
It includes:
- a CDS encoding enoyl-CoA hydratase-related protein; this encodes MEFQNLLYRVENNIAFITINRIPALNALNQQTLDELEVVLIAVKENALVKGAIITGAGEKAFIAGADIKEFIALEHADAKDLSERGHYIFTELIQNSKKTIIAAINGFALGGGLELAMACHMRFASENAKLGLPEVSLGLLPGYGGTQRLTQLVGRGRALQMILTADMITAEEGSRIGLINEVVPADELLDRSVSVLQRIFSRSSTAVAAAIDAVNAFDFGKRTGYEVEIAHFSDLFLTADFKEGVDAFLKKRKPNF